From Candidatus Gastranaerophilales bacterium, one genomic window encodes:
- a CDS encoding chromate transporter — protein MIKTCFLLFFEYFKIGLLSIGGGYATIPFLYYLAEHYPWFSPAELTNMIAVANITPGPIGLNMATYAGFSTAGFIGSCIATLGLVLPSLLIVTTVAKLMKQDNICEKINRLFTGLRPTACAMITAVGLKMLYQLMINTSTKEIDTKTLVAFIIIFIISFTKANKPIFIILFGGILGIIIKSF, from the coding sequence ATGATAAAAACATGCTTTTTACTTTTTTTTGAATATTTCAAAATCGGCTTGCTATCTATCGGTGGAGGATACGCAACAATCCCTTTTCTTTATTATTTAGCAGAGCATTATCCTTGGTTTTCACCGGCAGAGCTAACAAATATGATTGCAGTTGCAAACATAACCCCGGGGCCTATTGGCTTAAACATGGCAACCTACGCAGGCTTCAGCACTGCCGGTTTTATCGGTAGTTGTATAGCAACACTTGGTCTTGTACTTCCCTCTTTGTTAATAGTAACAACCGTAGCAAAATTAATGAAACAAGATAATATTTGCGAAAAAATCAATCGCTTGTTCACAGGATTACGACCAACAGCTTGTGCGATGATTACAGCTGTCGGACTAAAAATGTTATACCAATTAATGATAAATACCTCAACAAAAGAGATTGACACAAAAACACTAGTAGCCTTTATAATTATTTTTATCATCTCTTTTACAAAAGCAAACAAGCCTATTTTTATAATACTTTTCGGCGGAATATTAGGAATTATAATTAAAAGTTTTTAG
- a CDS encoding HNH endonuclease, which translates to MWNTTSVEENEQAMSKVLLLNSDDEPLNLTSWKRALVLIIKGKAEYSKLLDNIDDYIQIDNTYIPKVIRLTYDLAVPCLELPFSRENIFIRDDYTCQYCGKRLPASELTLDHVFPKSRFGPDIWENIVACCKECNQHKADRTPKEAHMKLLRRPYRPNDYFEFERKKFSKKEAYLWEKYFNEKVS; encoded by the coding sequence ATGTGGAATACTACAAGTGTAGAAGAAAATGAGCAGGCTATGTCAAAGGTATTGTTGTTAAATTCAGACGATGAACCGCTTAATCTTACGAGCTGGAAGCGGGCATTGGTCTTGATTATCAAGGGCAAGGCTGAATATTCAAAATTGCTCGATAATATTGATGACTATATCCAAATAGACAATACTTATATCCCAAAAGTAATTCGATTAACTTATGATTTGGCGGTTCCATGTTTGGAACTGCCTTTTAGTAGAGAGAATATTTTTATTCGTGATGATTATACGTGTCAATATTGTGGCAAAAGACTTCCTGCGTCAGAACTTACTCTTGACCATGTTTTTCCAAAATCAAGATTTGGACCGGATATTTGGGAAAATATTGTCGCCTGCTGTAAAGAATGTAATCAGCATAAAGCCGATAGAACACCGAAAGAAGCCCACATGAAGCTTTTACGAAGACCATATCGTCCAAATGATTATTTTGAATTTGAGCGTAAAAAATTCTCTAAAAAAGAGGCTTATTTATGGGAAAAATATTTTAATGAAAAAGTCTCCTGA
- the folP gene encoding dihydropteroate synthase: MQKNINVKIANKNNIASELKSINYDKEYLEVGAKKFQNHTFKIFSLKPAEANILKQLCLSLGFDCAVSRDTITCKCETTDCVLNATKSQLDKLIKKLALQPFRLKELSIILKDKLTQTLTPIRLKRSRELSFSEPILMGILNVTPDSFSDGGCYNSPQKALEHALKLIKNGAQIIDIGGESTKPGAMEITQEEETKRVIPAIKAIRTIDKDIIISVDTRNFETAKASIEAGADIVNDVSALEHDLNLKDYVCQNNIPTIIMHSNKVPAQSSIKTENATVDIVEEIYFDLNKKVNDLIEKGLDKSNIIIDPGIGFGKSIDDSYEIIKRINEFSSIGCPILMGISRKSFISKKFNISNEELDEATIAIDMFLFSQGANIIRAHEIAKHKNCLNVLKMVF; this comes from the coding sequence ATGCAAAAAAATATTAACGTAAAAATCGCAAATAAAAATAATATAGCTTCTGAATTGAAATCAATCAATTATGATAAGGAATATCTTGAGGTTGGAGCTAAAAAGTTTCAAAATCATACTTTTAAAATATTTTCACTAAAACCTGCTGAAGCTAATATCTTAAAACAACTCTGCTTGTCATTAGGGTTCGATTGTGCAGTGAGCCGAGATACGATAACTTGCAAATGCGAAACGACAGATTGCGTATTGAATGCAACAAAATCTCAATTGGATAAATTGATTAAGAAATTAGCACTACAACCTTTTAGGCTAAAAGAATTGTCAATAATTTTAAAAGACAAGCTCACGCAAACTCTTACTCCAATTAGGCTAAAAAGAAGCAGAGAACTGTCTTTTTCAGAACCAATTCTTATGGGAATACTGAATGTTACACCTGACTCATTTTCTGATGGTGGCTGCTACAATTCACCACAAAAAGCCTTGGAGCATGCTCTAAAACTAATCAAGAATGGGGCTCAAATTATAGATATCGGTGGCGAATCAACCAAACCGGGGGCTATGGAAATAACTCAAGAAGAAGAAACAAAACGGGTTATCCCTGCGATAAAAGCAATCAGGACAATAGATAAAGATATCATAATCAGTGTCGATACAAGAAATTTTGAAACAGCTAAAGCGTCTATAGAAGCAGGTGCAGATATCGTCAACGATGTTTCGGCTCTTGAACATGACCTTAATTTGAAAGATTATGTTTGCCAAAATAATATACCGACTATAATTATGCATTCAAACAAAGTTCCGGCTCAAAGCAGCATAAAAACCGAAAATGCGACAGTTGATATTGTTGAGGAAATTTATTTTGACCTAAATAAAAAAGTTAACGACTTAATAGAAAAAGGTTTAGATAAATCCAATATAATTATTGACCCGGGCATCGGATTTGGTAAATCCATCGATGACAGCTATGAAATCATAAAAAGAATCAATGAATTTTCGTCAATCGGTTGCCCTATTTTAATGGGAATTTCAAGAAAATCATTCATCTCAAAAAAATTCAATATATCAAACGAAGAACTTGACGAAGCGACAATTGCCATTGATATGTTCTTATTCTCGCAAGGAGCAAATATTATAAGAGCTCATGAAATAGCTAAGCATAAGAATTGTTTAAATGTTTTAAAAATGGTTTTCTGA
- the cysE gene encoding serine O-acetyltransferase, with protein MRLLKKAITQIKEDIKTIYEKDPAATNILEVILCYPGLHALIAHRIAHKLNYWNIPFIPRFISFVSRFFTGIEIHPAATIGRRFFIDHGMGVVIGETAIIGDDVLLYQGATLGGTGKEHGKRHPTVCDNVVVGSGAKVLGNITIGSNSRIGAGSVVIDDVPDDCTVVGIPGRIVHQKVFIQGQLMHNRIPDPVTCQLNRMKYEIQEIREQLQNKNKN; from the coding sequence ATGAGACTTTTGAAAAAAGCAATTACCCAAATAAAAGAAGATATTAAGACTATTTATGAAAAAGACCCTGCAGCAACTAATATACTAGAGGTTATTTTATGCTATCCCGGGCTTCATGCTCTTATTGCTCATAGGATTGCTCATAAACTGAATTATTGGAACATTCCATTTATTCCACGTTTTATATCTTTTGTTTCAAGGTTTTTTACGGGAATTGAAATTCACCCTGCTGCTACAATCGGAAGACGTTTTTTTATTGATCACGGAATGGGAGTTGTAATTGGTGAAACTGCTATAATTGGTGATGATGTTCTTTTGTATCAGGGAGCTACTTTGGGCGGTACAGGCAAAGAACACGGAAAACGTCACCCGACGGTTTGTGACAATGTTGTGGTAGGCTCGGGAGCAAAAGTCCTCGGAAATATAACTATCGGCTCAAACTCAAGAATCGGTGCAGGCTCTGTTGTTATTGATGATGTTCCTGATGATTGCACTGTTGTTGGTATTCCGGGACGTATTGTGCATCAAAAAGTCTTTATTCAAGGTCAACTTATGCACAACAGAATTCCTGACCCTGTTACATGCCAATTAAACCGTATGAAATATGAAATTCAAGAAATACGAGAGCAACTTCAAAATAAAAATAAAAATTAA
- a CDS encoding tetratricopeptide repeat protein, whose protein sequence is MIAAIALFDNGDNAAALASFLEIVEVAKNSLPFTCIGNCYKKMGDLQKAKVYYEKAIELPVTTPHPYIALGNMYYQEGDVHKAILLWTAANTLVVDDSSLLLNLASAYSKLELRIQAVQYYQKIVTYSSKKTFSIYEQIHSMVSKLRNIASKNNQIGTRYYNAKHYDKALECYLTSIKNYPLQPKIQYLVGNMLFMMNDYQGSIDCWSDAYIVSDFNPVYIGMMPLAYEKLNKPSYAYAYYYTLMSSQSQTALSPEIIKQKLLNLGVIVYTKDSNYSDYHFNLAKKYEQESNFLMANIEYQHSLVLTKSNKQKIESCLKKMHDFLHPELRVISSMQLMVTKLMKDSNYDAAINLCDKILGYAQDNTQIIAVIRRKKDECLRLSKISKK, encoded by the coding sequence TTGATAGCGGCAATTGCTCTTTTTGATAATGGTGATAATGCTGCAGCTTTAGCTTCTTTTTTAGAAATAGTGGAGGTCGCTAAAAACTCTCTGCCTTTTACTTGTATTGGTAATTGTTATAAAAAAATGGGCGATTTGCAAAAAGCAAAAGTCTATTATGAAAAAGCTATTGAGCTTCCCGTAACTACGCCCCACCCTTATATTGCTTTGGGGAATATGTATTATCAAGAAGGTGATGTCCATAAAGCAATTTTGCTTTGGACGGCTGCTAATACTTTGGTCGTTGACGATTCGTCTTTGCTCCTTAATCTTGCATCTGCTTATTCTAAATTAGAATTACGAATTCAAGCTGTTCAATATTACCAAAAAATAGTGACTTATTCTTCAAAAAAAACTTTTTCAATATATGAACAAATCCACTCAATGGTTTCAAAACTTAGAAATATTGCATCTAAAAATAATCAAATAGGTACTAGATACTACAATGCTAAGCATTATGACAAGGCTTTGGAGTGCTATTTAACTTCAATAAAAAATTATCCTTTGCAGCCCAAAATACAATATCTTGTCGGCAACATGCTTTTTATGATGAATGATTATCAAGGTTCTATCGATTGTTGGTCTGATGCTTATATTGTTTCGGATTTTAACCCTGTTTATATCGGTATGATGCCTTTAGCGTATGAAAAACTTAACAAACCAAGCTATGCTTATGCTTATTATTATACTTTGATGTCTAGTCAGTCGCAAACTGCATTGTCCCCCGAAATTATTAAACAGAAGCTTTTAAACCTCGGTGTTATTGTTTATACAAAAGATTCTAATTATTCTGATTATCATTTTAATCTGGCTAAAAAATATGAACAAGAGAGTAATTTTTTGATGGCAAATATTGAATATCAGCACTCCTTGGTTTTAACCAAATCAAATAAACAAAAAATCGAATCATGTTTAAAAAAAATGCACGACTTTTTACATCCTGAATTGAGAGTCATATCTTCTATGCAACTAATGGTTACCAAGCTGATGAAAGATTCAAATTATGATGCCGCTATAAATCTTTGTGATAAAATTTTGGGATATGCACAAGATAATACGCAAATTATCGCTGTTATCAGAAGAAAAAAAGATGAATGTTTACGATTATCAAAAATATCAAAAAAATAA
- the secA gene encoding preprotein translocase subunit SecA has translation MINLLLKLLGDPNEKKVKKVMPTIDHINALEPEFSVLSDDELKAKTQEFKEILSKRETSEDKKKDKALEKEALDKILPEAFATVREAGKRVLNMRHFDVQLIGGIFLHEGHIAEMRTGEGKTLVATLPAYLNALTGKGVHIVTVNDYLAKRDSEWMGRIFKFLGLTVGVVMADRSDFDFEKKKAAYACDITYGTNNEFGFDYLRDNMSGSIEQQVQRPVNYAIIDEVDSILIDEARTPLIISGRLEKSAELYRTMAKIAPLLKKDADYEVDEKNKNVILTEEGIDKAQELLNIEDLFDVHNQYAHHLLQALKAKELYVPDTDYVVKNGEVLIVDEFTGRIMEGRRWSDGLHQAIEAKENLQIQDETQTLASITFQNLFRLYPKLSGMTGTAMTEEAEFGKIYNLEVTTIPTNKKDIRKNLPDVIYKSEKQKYISVVDEIIEMNKLGRPVLVGTVSIEKSELISHLLIKKGIKHNILNAKHHEKEASIIAQAGRVGAVTIATNMAGRGTDILLGGNSEFLAKEKLEEMKISQDNPDYEAIKEKVLEEARKITETEHKKVVEIGGLHVIGTERHESRRIDNQLRGRAARQGDPGSTRFFLSLEDNLMRIFGGQHVISLMDSLNVEDDMAIESPLITRQIQSSQKKVETYHFDIRKHVLEYDDVMNVQREKFYSQRRKVLAGGNLSVDIAYMIECEVDRILKSYIAPGMNPEEYVFEDMQGMVRELHSMMPQLSYVDVKDVQGLRYEDIFDKIKEFAIEAYREQEVKTVDFYNEILSQYEPNNEKQVAFSTDNVMRNVERDLLLRIIDNKWIDHLHNIDMLRDGIGLRAYGQKDPLIEYKKEAYDLFNKMMFEIQSETVRHLFRTKFGVQIINQNDEEVIETDLSRAAESFSYNEEDDSDLEENHTPVTREKIGRNDLCPCGSGKKYKKCCGLKKQD, from the coding sequence ATGATAAATTTGTTACTTAAATTGCTAGGCGATCCTAATGAGAAAAAAGTTAAAAAAGTCATGCCTACAATTGACCATATAAATGCTTTAGAGCCTGAGTTTTCAGTTTTATCAGATGATGAATTAAAAGCTAAAACACAAGAATTTAAAGAAATCCTTTCAAAAAGAGAAACATCAGAAGATAAAAAGAAAGATAAAGCATTAGAAAAAGAAGCTTTAGACAAGATTTTGCCGGAAGCTTTTGCGACTGTCCGAGAGGCAGGTAAAAGAGTTCTGAATATGAGGCATTTCGACGTCCAACTTATTGGTGGTATTTTCTTGCACGAAGGTCATATTGCAGAGATGAGAACCGGTGAAGGTAAAACATTGGTTGCTACGTTGCCGGCTTATTTGAATGCTTTGACCGGTAAAGGTGTGCATATCGTTACCGTCAATGATTATTTAGCAAAACGTGACTCGGAGTGGATGGGACGTATTTTTAAATTTTTAGGCTTGACCGTCGGAGTTGTCATGGCTGACAGGTCGGATTTTGATTTTGAAAAGAAAAAAGCAGCATACGCATGCGATATTACATATGGTACAAATAACGAATTCGGTTTTGATTATTTGCGTGATAATATGTCAGGCAGTATTGAACAGCAAGTTCAAAGACCTGTTAATTATGCCATAATCGATGAAGTCGACAGTATCTTAATTGATGAAGCCAGAACGCCGTTGATAATCAGTGGGCGTTTGGAAAAGTCAGCTGAATTATATAGAACTATGGCAAAAATTGCTCCGTTGTTGAAAAAAGATGCGGACTATGAAGTTGATGAGAAAAACAAAAACGTTATCTTGACAGAAGAAGGTATTGATAAGGCTCAAGAGCTATTAAATATTGAAGATTTGTTTGACGTACATAATCAATACGCACATCATTTGTTGCAAGCTTTAAAGGCAAAGGAATTGTATGTCCCGGATACTGATTATGTTGTTAAAAACGGCGAAGTCCTTATAGTTGATGAGTTTACAGGACGTATAATGGAAGGGCGTAGATGGTCTGATGGATTGCATCAAGCTATTGAGGCTAAAGAAAATCTGCAAATTCAAGATGAAACTCAAACCTTGGCTAGTATTACATTCCAAAATTTGTTCAGATTGTACCCTAAATTATCCGGTATGACTGGTACAGCGATGACGGAAGAAGCTGAATTCGGCAAAATCTATAATTTGGAAGTTACAACTATTCCTACAAATAAAAAAGATATAAGAAAAAATCTTCCTGATGTTATTTATAAGTCAGAAAAACAAAAATATATCTCTGTTGTTGACGAAATAATTGAGATGAATAAGCTTGGACGTCCGGTTCTTGTTGGTACTGTCAGTATCGAAAAATCTGAGTTAATTTCTCACCTTTTGATAAAAAAAGGCATAAAACATAATATATTGAATGCAAAACACCATGAAAAGGAAGCGTCTATTATTGCTCAAGCAGGGCGTGTAGGTGCTGTTACGATTGCTACAAATATGGCAGGGCGTGGTACAGATATTCTTTTGGGTGGTAATTCTGAATTTTTGGCTAAGGAAAAGCTTGAAGAAATGAAAATTTCTCAGGATAATCCTGATTACGAAGCAATAAAAGAAAAAGTGTTAGAAGAAGCAAGAAAAATTACAGAAACTGAACATAAAAAAGTTGTTGAGATTGGTGGTTTGCACGTAATCGGTACTGAAAGGCATGAGTCCCGAAGAATTGATAACCAATTACGTGGTCGTGCTGCTCGTCAAGGAGACCCGGGTTCTACTCGATTTTTCTTGTCTTTAGAAGATAATTTGATGCGTATTTTTGGTGGTCAACATGTTATAAGTCTTATGGATTCTTTGAATGTTGAAGATGATATGGCGATAGAATCACCTTTGATTACAAGACAAATTCAAAGCTCTCAAAAGAAAGTTGAAACTTACCACTTTGACATCAGAAAACATGTCCTTGAATACGACGACGTCATGAATGTTCAGCGTGAAAAATTTTACAGCCAACGTAGAAAGGTTTTAGCCGGAGGAAATCTTTCAGTTGATATCGCTTATATGATTGAGTGTGAAGTCGATAGAATTCTAAAAAGTTATATAGCTCCAGGTATGAATCCGGAAGAATATGTCTTTGAAGATATGCAAGGCATGGTTAGAGAGCTTCATTCTATGATGCCTCAGTTATCCTATGTCGATGTAAAAGATGTTCAAGGTCTAAGATATGAAGATATTTTTGATAAAATCAAAGAATTTGCTATTGAGGCATATCGTGAACAAGAAGTCAAAACCGTCGATTTTTATAATGAAATCCTTTCTCAATATGAGCCAAACAATGAAAAACAAGTGGCTTTTTCTACGGATAACGTTATGCGTAATGTCGAAAGAGATTTGTTGTTGAGAATTATTGATAATAAATGGATTGATCACTTGCATAATATTGATATGCTTAGAGATGGTATAGGGCTAAGAGCATACGGGCAAAAAGACCCGCTTATTGAATATAAAAAGGAAGCCTATGATTTGTTTAATAAAATGATGTTTGAAATTCAAAGTGAAACAGTAAGACATTTGTTCAGAACAAAATTCGGCGTTCAAATAATAAATCAAAATGATGAAGAAGTTATAGAAACAGATTTGTCACGAGCTGCAGAAAGTTTTTCTTATAATGAAGAAGATGATAGTGACCTAGAGGAAAATCATACTCCTGTTACTCGTGAAAAAATTGGAAGAAACGATTTGTGTCCATGTGGAAGTGGAAAAAAATATAAAAAGTGTTGTGGATTAAAAAAACAGGATTAG
- a CDS encoding DedA family protein — translation MEHINTMLATLGIFIEHVISHFGPAGIAFLMAIESCNIPLPSEAILPFAGYLVSKGIMTIHTAAFAGAIGCVIGSIPSYYLGYFGGRPFIEKYGKWFLISKKDLDIADKWADKWGEPAFFLCRMLPVIRTFISLPAGILRARKRTFFTYTFLGSLVWSYVLVFAGLKLGEHSEMLKAVWHKFDIAIVVICAVLFVLYIWHHFKNLQES, via the coding sequence ATGGAACATATTAATACAATGCTTGCTACTTTAGGCATTTTTATAGAACATGTGATAAGTCACTTCGGACCTGCAGGAATTGCGTTTTTAATGGCTATAGAATCTTGCAACATACCACTCCCTAGCGAAGCAATATTACCTTTTGCGGGTTATTTAGTTTCTAAAGGAATAATGACAATTCATACAGCTGCTTTTGCAGGTGCAATAGGTTGCGTAATTGGTTCCATACCCTCATATTATCTCGGATACTTCGGAGGAAGACCTTTTATCGAAAAATACGGCAAATGGTTTTTAATCAGCAAAAAAGACTTGGATATAGCAGACAAATGGGCAGACAAATGGGGAGAACCAGCATTTTTCCTCTGCAGAATGCTTCCCGTTATAAGAACTTTTATCTCACTTCCTGCGGGCATTTTAAGAGCAAGAAAAAGAACATTTTTTACATATACATTCTTAGGTTCATTGGTTTGGAGCTATGTACTTGTTTTTGCAGGATTAAAACTCGGCGAGCACAGCGAAATGCTTAAAGCTGTTTGGCACAAATTCGATATCGCAATCGTTGTAATATGTGCGGTTCTGTTTGTATTATATATATGGCACCACTTCAAAAACTTGCAAGAGTCATAA
- a CDS encoding YkgJ family cysteine cluster protein produces the protein MFTIIKNIKKIIYKYILKRTYYRHGKCACCGICCQRIYVRHKKSVIDTKEEFEKLKHLHPFYTYLNIIDEDDLGLVFECTKFDKENKICTIHDKRPGICRRYPSEQIFTMGAILAPECGYSFSPIEEFDEVFENVMKKASKQNKKTISADNSK, from the coding sequence ATGTTTACGATTATCAAAAATATCAAAAAAATAATCTATAAATATATACTAAAAAGAACCTATTACAGGCATGGAAAATGTGCATGTTGCGGCATTTGCTGCCAAAGAATATATGTTCGTCACAAAAAATCTGTTATTGATACAAAAGAAGAATTTGAAAAGCTAAAACATCTTCACCCGTTTTATACGTATTTGAACATTATTGATGAAGATGACTTGGGTCTGGTTTTTGAGTGCACTAAATTTGATAAAGAAAACAAAATTTGCACAATTCACGACAAAAGACCCGGGATTTGCAGAAGATACCCATCGGAGCAGATTTTTACAATGGGTGCGATTTTAGCCCCAGAGTGTGGCTATTCATTTTCTCCGATTGAGGAGTTTGATGAAGTCTTTGAAAATGTTATGAAAAAAGCATCTAAACAAAATAAAAAGACTATTAGTGCGGATAATTCAAAATAA
- a CDS encoding mechanosensitive ion channel family protein, with translation MQNFNFINYLTSFDYKAVIFSPPSIIIIRVIIFLAILKLIHIIVDKFTNKLLSKTQDIEHIKQIHTVMTIIKSILDVFLFIMFFMALLTRLGVDIRPFLTAAGILGIAVGFGAKRFIEDIISGMIILFEGQIRVGDVIEITDKIGVVEKMNLKMVVLRDLEGKVHFVRNGMIDIVTNLTRDYSYSIGVIGVAYKEKVDFVIETLQKTFEENLMTEPDIADKILEPIQIFGIESFGDNAINIKYRIKTKPMFQWLVGYEFKRLIKNKFDEIGIEIPFPQRNLTISSVDMSKLNKNS, from the coding sequence ATGCAAAATTTTAATTTTATAAATTATTTAACTTCATTTGATTACAAAGCAGTTATTTTTTCACCGCCATCTATAATAATAATTAGAGTTATAATATTTTTAGCAATTTTAAAACTTATCCACATCATTGTTGATAAATTTACCAACAAATTGTTATCAAAAACACAAGATATAGAACATATCAAGCAAATACACACAGTCATGACGATTATAAAATCAATTCTTGATGTTTTCTTATTCATAATGTTTTTTATGGCTCTTTTGACACGACTAGGCGTTGATATCAGACCTTTTCTTACTGCGGCAGGGATTTTGGGTATCGCAGTAGGCTTCGGTGCTAAAAGATTTATCGAAGACATCATAAGCGGCATGATTATATTGTTTGAAGGGCAAATCAGAGTCGGTGACGTAATTGAAATCACTGACAAAATCGGTGTTGTCGAAAAAATGAACCTCAAAATGGTGGTTTTAAGAGACCTTGAAGGCAAAGTTCACTTCGTAAGAAACGGCATGATTGATATTGTCACCAATCTAACAAGAGATTATTCATACAGCATTGGGGTAATCGGAGTTGCCTACAAAGAAAAAGTGGATTTTGTCATAGAAACATTACAAAAAACATTTGAAGAAAATCTAATGACAGAACCAGATATAGCTGACAAAATATTAGAGCCGATTCAAATATTCGGTATTGAATCCTTTGGCGACAACGCCATAAATATCAAATACAGGATAAAAACTAAGCCAATGTTTCAATGGCTAGTCGGTTACGAATTTAAACGACTTATAAAAAACAAATTTGATGAAATAGGTATCGAAATTCCATTCCCGCAAAGAAATCTCACAATATCATCAGTGGACATGAGCAAGCTTAATAAAAATTCATAA
- a CDS encoding 3-deoxy-D-manno-octulosonic acid transferase — protein sequence MYFLYNLILPIIAGLCSPIILIAFFVQPKFRAGFLKKLGAYSLYGISEEKQKNENSIVFHAVSVGEVNAIETLVKKYRVVHPDSTIILTTTTKTGQEVAHKKLEKIVDKITYFPYDFSFSVNSFFNTYNPKNIVIAETEIWPCFVHNAHKKSINVYIANGRISPNSYKGYRKFRFLFKNILSNYAQLLMQSPSDAQRIIDIGADSSKVKVMGNLKYDIHPTLSAAEVTRLAYGLNLSGQRIFVAASTHSGEDEIAISAFIKAKEKYQDLKLLIAPRHPQRYAQVEELLKNTNLKYGKRSEDAKFSDCDIIMLDTMGELSNFFSLAHLAFIGGSFSKTGGHNPLEANIWGKPVISGPNVFNFKDVYKLLINMGAAKIVYTQKELADELVSMLENRDKYLTACNAASNIFDTNRGAVDFVINEVK from the coding sequence ATGTATTTTTTGTACAATTTAATTTTACCTATTATTGCTGGGCTTTGCTCACCTATTATTTTGATAGCATTTTTTGTGCAACCAAAATTTAGGGCAGGTTTTTTAAAGAAGCTTGGAGCGTATAGCTTGTATGGTATTTCAGAAGAAAAGCAAAAGAACGAAAATTCGATAGTTTTTCATGCTGTTTCAGTTGGAGAAGTCAATGCAATTGAAACATTAGTAAAAAAATATCGAGTTGTACACCCTGATTCTACTATTATTTTGACAACTACAACCAAGACAGGGCAAGAGGTTGCACATAAAAAGTTGGAAAAAATTGTGGATAAAATCACATATTTCCCATACGATTTTTCATTTAGTGTTAATTCTTTTTTTAATACTTATAATCCGAAAAATATAGTCATAGCAGAAACAGAAATCTGGCCATGTTTTGTTCATAACGCTCATAAAAAAAGTATTAATGTATATATCGCAAACGGAAGGATTTCGCCTAATTCATATAAAGGTTATCGCAAATTCCGTTTTTTGTTCAAAAATATTTTGTCAAATTATGCTCAATTGTTGATGCAATCGCCTTCTGATGCTCAACGAATTATTGATATCGGAGCGGACTCTTCAAAAGTAAAAGTCATGGGCAACTTGAAATATGATATCCATCCTACCTTGTCGGCTGCTGAAGTTACTCGTTTGGCTTATGGGCTTAATCTTTCCGGTCAACGTATTTTTGTTGCGGCAAGTACCCATTCCGGAGAGGATGAAATCGCTATTTCTGCATTCATAAAGGCGAAAGAAAAATATCAAGACCTTAAATTGCTCATAGCCCCTCGACACCCTCAGAGATATGCTCAAGTTGAAGAATTGCTAAAAAATACAAATTTAAAATACGGAAAACGTTCTGAAGACGCCAAGTTCTCAGATTGCGATATTATCATGCTTGATACAATGGGCGAGCTTTCTAATTTCTTCTCGCTTGCTCATCTCGCTTTTATCGGTGGAAGCTTCTCTAAAACGGGTGGTCATAACCCGTTGGAAGCAAATATATGGGGAAAACCTGTTATATCAGGTCCTAATGTCTTTAATTTTAAAGATGTTTATAAACTTTTAATAAATATGGGTGCTGCAAAAATTGTCTACACTCAAAAAGAATTGGCAGATGAACTTGTTTCAATGCTGGAAAATCGAGATAAATATTTAACAGCATGCAATGCTGCTTCAAATATATTCGATACAAATAGAGGTGCGGTCGATTTTGTTATAAACGAAGTTAAATAG
- a CDS encoding chromate transporter, producing MINVFSIYLIFLKLGLQLIGGGYVILPMLKDEFVTQHKILKETEMIDYVTLSQCLPGLISINVSILIGYKLKGLKGAIAAILGVITSPFLIIIFLANIILYHSNNVLIQNIFWGVRISVVILLFMTVADLFKPSTKGVFGKIMFLAVTIVMLTKVSPALVVVTAGLIGWLYTKNRSKKANL from the coding sequence ATGATAAACGTATTTTCTATATATCTCATTTTCTTAAAGTTGGGACTACAGCTTATCGGAGGCGGGTACGTGATTTTGCCGATGCTGAAAGATGAATTTGTTACACAACATAAAATACTAAAAGAAACTGAAATGATAGATTATGTAACCTTAAGTCAATGCCTCCCCGGACTAATTTCAATAAATGTTTCTATCTTGATAGGATACAAATTAAAGGGGCTAAAAGGTGCTATTGCTGCAATTTTAGGAGTTATCACTTCACCTTTTTTAATAATAATATTTTTAGCAAACATAATTTTATACCACTCAAATAATGTTCTTATTCAAAATATATTTTGGGGCGTTAGGATTTCTGTTGTTATTTTGCTGTTTATGACAGTTGCGGACTTATTCAAACCAAGTACAAAAGGTGTATTCGGGAAAATAATGTTTTTAGCTGTGACAATCGTAATGCTAACCAAAGTTTCACCTGCATTAGTGGTTGTTACTGCAGGGTTAATTGGTTGGCTATATACAAAAAACAGAAGCAAAAAGGCTAATTTATGA